In a single window of the Elaeis guineensis isolate ETL-2024a chromosome 8, EG11, whole genome shotgun sequence genome:
- the LOC105050673 gene encoding uncharacterized protein: MNKNQQHPSSVAKTTLEELQNPYANQEMNQNQQANLPFDLLLYRHVEQKNSLDMRSYDGYPAVGGKHKEAPLRSEPGRRERNRGWREGDEGRDEGEGSAPRGPRSGIPLWSSQCCRLHSLLLSTWSMVSKTIAERILRSLHNPVLYCYRQLLCPVGRSTKIPILRNAKQGK, encoded by the exons atgaaCAAAAACCAGCAGCATCCATCTTCTGTAGCAAAGACAACTCTTGAGGAGTTGCAGAACCCATATGCAAACCAAGAGATGAACCAGAACCAGCAAGCCAATTTGCCATTTGATTTACTTCTCTATAGACATGTTGAGCAGAAAAATAGTCTAGATATGAGATCATATGATGGATATCCAGCAGTAGGGGGGAAGCACAA AGAAGCCCCTCTGAGGAGCGAACCCGGTCGTAGGGAGCGAAACAGAGGTTGGAGGGAGGGCGACGAGGGAAGAGACGAAGGAGAAGGCTCCGCACCGAGAGGTCCACGTAGTGGAATCCCCTTGTGGTCGTCTCAGTGTTGCCG CTTGCATTCCCTGTTGCTGTCTACTTGGTCGATGGTATCAAAGACGATTGCAGAAAGGATATTGAGGTCTCTTCACAATCCTGTCTTGTACTGCTACAG GCAATTGCTCTGTCCTGTTGGGAGGTCAACAAAG